In Syntrophorhabdales bacterium, the DNA window GCTCTTTTCCGTGAAGCGGGGCAGGCCTTTTTCTCCAAACAGGCTCCTGATCTCAGTGTCCTGCATGAAGGAAAGAACAACCTTTCCCGTGGCGCCGGCTGCTGCAGGGATTTTTGCGCCGACATGCGATGAAATCTTCAGATCCTTCCTGGCTTCGATCACATCGAGAAACTTGACATGATTGTTTTGTTTCACCCCCAAAATCACTGTTTCAGCCACCTGTTCCGCCAGCTGTTCAAGGAAAGGGTGTGCCAGTACAGCGAGGTCAGTGCGCTTGAATACATTAGCTGAGAGCTCAAAAAGGCCATGGCCCATTGTGTACTTCTTCGAGGCCGGATCCTTGACCACGAATCCTTCCGCCTGTAAGGCCTTTAAGATGCCGAAGACGGTACTTTTGTTTATTCCGAGGGTCTGAGATATCTGCGTCACCCCGAACTGATTGTGATCCCGGACGATCAGCTGAATGATCTCTAGAACCCTCTTTATGATGGGAGCGGTATACACGGTTCTTAATAGAGAACACCAAACCTGATCGATTGTCAATACAGTCTTTTGGCCAGTTTGCGGAAGTTGCAAAACGCTTGACAAAGATATCCGCTTCCTGATATAAATAGCTGTTTACGATAGAAAACATATGGATAGCGCCCTTCGGTATACAATCCGTCAATCGTAACCAATGATGATCTCAGGAGGGAACGAAAACAGTATGCAGAGAACACCCGGCATAATGGTTATCGAACCCTCGTCTGAGCAGGGCAAACGCAGGGCAGCCGGAATCTTCTCCCACAAAGATTCATACCTTGATCAGGACGCGATCAAGGCAAACTTGAAGGAGATTCGCACCTATGCCAAAGAGAATCACGCATCCCTGCTGGATCAACTGAAAAATAGTCTAGGACAATATTCTGATATCAAGGTCACCTTCGCGGAGAATGCGACAAGTGCGGCCGTGCGCATTCGTGAAATAGCCGGTGCCACGACCCTGGCCTCCATGAACAAATCGAATGTCGTGGTGAACGAACTCCGCCCGGAGCTTCGCGCCATGGGTTTTCAGACCTACCTGCGCTATTTTACGGAGTTCAATAACTTCGACATTGCCACATTCAAAAAGAAGGTCGAAGACTATTGGGCTGTGCCCGGCATGCATGGAAGGGGTCTGGTTGAGTCTTTCGGGGTGGCCAGGCAGTTCAACGAGATTAGCTCGTCGGAAACCCGCGATTACGTGGCTGTACTCGGTGTTAATGCGGCCTCGGCCCAGGATGGAACGCTCTATTTTCTGCAGCACATGTCGAACATATCGAAGGACCTGGAGCAGGCCAGGAAGATAATATTCGTGGTGAGTATTGAAAAAGTGCTGAAGGATAAAGAGGCAGCCCTTTTTCATACGCGCTCCATGGGTATTTTTGGACTGGAGAGTGTGCTTCTCGATCTTGATCCTAATCCTGCGGAAGTCTACAATTTTGATTCATTGCCGCTCCTGTCGGGAGACGGGCGGGCCAGAGAGGTTCATCTTATCATCCTGGACAACGGGCGGACTGCGTTGCTGAACAACGGCTATGAGGAACTCTTCCTTTGCATCGATTGTAGGGCATGTGCTCGCCAGTGCCCTATCGCCAAGCACCTTATGGTGGAAAGACAACTGGTCTACAGCCCGAAAAACTATGTCCTCTCGTTCTTGCAAGGCAAAGTGTCGCCGCTGGATGAATGTCTGCACTGTGGTCGGTGCGAAGTGGAATGCCCGGTCGCGATCGATGTACCCACACTCGTCTGGAAGACACAGATAGAGTACTACCAGAAACACGGAAGGAGCCTGAAGAAAAGACTGCTCGATGATCCGGAGATTCTTGCAAAGCTGGGATCTCTCACCGCACCGTTGGCGAACTGGGCCGGCAATCTTCCCATTGTCAAGAGAATCATGGAACTCACTGCAGGTATCCACCACCAGGCTAACCTGCCTACGTTCCACCGCCGTACGTTCAGGGATTGGTTCAAAGGAGGCCCCCGTGGATAAGAAGGTTGTCTACTATACCGGCTGCTGGGCCAACTACTATGGACCAGACATCGGTCAGTCATTTGTGGAAGTCATGAGAGCGAATGGCTTCGAGGTTCTTGTGCCCGAGCAGAAATGCTGCGGTATGCCGATGATGGCCAATGCCAACCTAAAGGGCGCGGAGAAAAATTTCCAGTTTGTGATGAAGTCGCTCTATGCGGCTAGCTCGCCGGGCTACGATGTCATCACGACCTGTCCCAGTTGCAACATGATGCTCCGCAAAGAGGGCAGGAAGTTTTTTGACAGCGAAGAGGCGAGATATGTGGCGGAGCATATTCTGGATGCGGATGAATTCGTGTTGCGTCTGCACCGTGAGGGTAAGCTCAACACCGCATTTGGCGAGGTGCCATTGAAGGTCTTTTACCACAACCCCTGTCACTTGAAAGTACAGGGCCTAACCAAAGAGCCGCTTGATCTTCTGAAATTGATCCCGGGTGTGGAGGTTGTCGGTACGAACTACAACTGCTGCGGTTTGAGCGGTTCTTACGGCATGAAGAAACAGAACTATAAACGTTCGGTAGAAATCAGCCAGAAGGTCTGGGATGAGGCGAAGAACTCCGGAGCCTCTGCTGTAGTGACGGAATGCGGAGGGTGCGGGTTACGCATTAAGGAGGGCACCGGCCTCACAATCGTGCATCCGATGGTGCTTTTGAGTAAAGCTTACAAGGCCTATAAAGCCAGTAAGGCTGCATAGCATAAGATTACATTAGGAGGGCGAAAATGGCAGAAGAAAAATTATCTACACAAGAAGCTGTTGCCAAGACCAGGACGTATGGTCAGTTCAGATGTCTTAACCCGAGCTGTACATCCAGGCTTTCGGCACAGCCCGGCCAGCCCACGGTCAAATGCGCGAAGTGCGGCTCCGAGTGGCGGGTGGCATGGGTAAAGGCGGGTTTCCC includes these proteins:
- a CDS encoding IclR family transcriptional regulator, coding for MTIDQVWCSLLRTVYTAPIIKRVLEIIQLIVRDHNQFGVTQISQTLGINKSTVFGILKALQAEGFVVKDPASKKYTMGHGLFELSANVFKRTDLAVLAHPFLEQLAEQVAETVILGVKQNNHVKFLDVIEARKDLKISSHVGAKIPAAAGATGKVVLSFMQDTEIRSLFGEKGLPRFTEKSITDVGVLLAEIARVRKQGYALDFDEFLKGTTAVAAPIHAGKRLVGIVWVVCFTSATDERKVGEIVEQVRNTTKLISRAIETAIVPIYSGNVEEMMKVLVGQSKKPALG
- a CDS encoding 4Fe-4S dicluster domain-containing protein; its protein translation is MQRTPGIMVIEPSSEQGKRRAAGIFSHKDSYLDQDAIKANLKEIRTYAKENHASLLDQLKNSLGQYSDIKVTFAENATSAAVRIREIAGATTLASMNKSNVVVNELRPELRAMGFQTYLRYFTEFNNFDIATFKKKVEDYWAVPGMHGRGLVESFGVARQFNEISSSETRDYVAVLGVNAASAQDGTLYFLQHMSNISKDLEQARKIIFVVSIEKVLKDKEAALFHTRSMGIFGLESVLLDLDPNPAEVYNFDSLPLLSGDGRAREVHLIILDNGRTALLNNGYEELFLCIDCRACARQCPIAKHLMVERQLVYSPKNYVLSFLQGKVSPLDECLHCGRCEVECPVAIDVPTLVWKTQIEYYQKHGRSLKKRLLDDPEILAKLGSLTAPLANWAGNLPIVKRIMELTAGIHHQANLPTFHRRTFRDWFKGGPRG
- a CDS encoding heterodisulfide reductase-related iron-sulfur binding cluster, with translation MDKKVVYYTGCWANYYGPDIGQSFVEVMRANGFEVLVPEQKCCGMPMMANANLKGAEKNFQFVMKSLYAASSPGYDVITTCPSCNMMLRKEGRKFFDSEEARYVAEHILDADEFVLRLHREGKLNTAFGEVPLKVFYHNPCHLKVQGLTKEPLDLLKLIPGVEVVGTNYNCCGLSGSYGMKKQNYKRSVEISQKVWDEAKNSGASAVVTECGGCGLRIKEGTGLTIVHPMVLLSKAYKAYKASKAA